A DNA window from Oncorhynchus tshawytscha isolate Ot180627B linkage group LG13, Otsh_v2.0, whole genome shotgun sequence contains the following coding sequences:
- the LOC112236431 gene encoding zinc finger protein 40-like isoform X4, producing the protein MLSDSEERRHTETSEQIPTTEQLSAICEDKIEEAQKELKDPKASAQKGINECGRTSADNIKGLKRKKVVTENQLKKIPKSPVKKPLQSKTSVATLQGTSSKEAVNSCSNPDSPSRNPASSPSRNRDTEYLRPVAESSEGVTSSIDSDRLKQREVASSKPQSLDPVSGKEGSASGVGESEQLKDRKSIETGCEGDATYHTSAPLEVLLKAMESDFSSLAERNTHVPVTSVGEPSQTLSAQFISELNAMPAVHFGLQTQPGHLQTYFVNKQESYTTMQASTQATALQNSQHATQYFSNREKPVLQMSFSTGPSAARTHTPIPSGSNSLPKSQPPVVHTCQSLSASVPSTIQVPVTPGYNPVHMATVVNFGLEQMCSISPKHQKPKKQGKYVCEYCSRACAKPSVLLKHIRSHTGERPYPCVTCGFSFKTKSNLYKHKKSHAHAIKLGLVARSDSGSGSLSVESDKAPGTHSDVEESGDSDEESSTADLDPDSSQGSVAAFSESSLQSAGTTQGNHVDAGDLSAVFETLKPTTSQRSYESKGTAGLPKVVVYPVNVSPQRADSPRVADCTPEQATAQRQRDFQTAHLRSSITVLSSLKEVDCTIPLQDARSEDEDQQCRSPPGGGHGLLQRQQATDFSQQQQGKCLLSPRSLGSTDSGYFSRSESADQAMSPPSPFVKLTPPTGMDVTKNALPNLPAVVATVMNVASVEKPHVVQGQMRPPLVTKALSLEERISKLISDNEAVVDDKQLDSVKPRRTSLSRRGSIDSPKSYIFKDSFQFDLKPMARRSSSSSDIPKSPFTPTENSKPVWLLSVPNQYPPMDCLPITRSHSMPTTPGHSGLPPNVTQQPHILRICQSFDEKMSSLNDDVFSSAPSTPNPAIHSRTLVRQVAVEHFSTSEVLTSVRSMDEGYHGSSVSTVTMQKSRSFEHAQDPNRKPQQSKGTMYECETCRNRYRKLENFENHKKFYCSELHGPKNKLMSVRETELDVFQRGMQQPLVPRTTGISGIMDQQQSIRKRRKMKSVGDDDDQSPTDTNPPCSVSFDSCQLSTASSGRTFSQHSIMVDLLPKSNPPQIPQIQLIAGVTDATESRLSPIRETQVNTSGKERGDLQRQGSGTSVIRHTNSLSRPNSFEISESIDRASPVDFLDKDGHSTGKTKADATANLSLESYHEKMSIPKCANQGGMENRVDCTLAAVAESCAAVQQSRLVRQNNIPEILVTEEPDREHDGHSTEQGEKAADTFNWPQRSESLSKLPTEKLPPKKKRIRLAQMEHSSGESSFESSLSRSLSRDSSLSRCSSVSASFDWDEPFRSESPSRGECANKICELQGLPIAFNTLGVPGMMRRAASEQISCTQPSVEISCDYRSKSFDCGSGSPSRSLPPNRSMSPMELRKSAQTSSSPHVPLIERRRGPLVRQMSLKIGPESPQHVGNHAIAVQRLPTVISISQQRPQQMQQTANNPPIAQPFILHSGETLLQHNEKMVQSINLGSQSQLPQVHGLPHPWHLTSRVHTCQNRQQSAVNVMISQEDAQSKSADCQDKKSFVPKYQLRCPALRSSKTYSSTQGTQTTMPVLTIPIANRMQSVSKSSDVLHNVYVAQPCHQIVGNKTQSIVLPLGLQNIRPSQNQPSAPQLPQILITHELMHPSPSVASKGSLYNLHVVDTDTKTVPDMNKDRPPASAGLQVKHSLVSNTQNHFGETHIAPSLGSLHCTQKMAAVTLCPQQEPIASSKRMLSPANSLDIAMEKHQKRAKDEHGAACLTDGRSVNYLNSNMAEVTRQRKLMLVRQVCATESADSPIETMAPPLQHKKPEDEKNAQTPNNRKTMTPESTGQDEPSTVVAQLQPSFALTTSLGSHVSSVPANDCLKPQDKSEEQKLPPAKSPIRPSTFHGQVKLASSVSVVNTRDSHRLTFPSLKTTTTFTWCYLMKRKPLHVPQMDQKISAYSTWAVSPNNPHPLGLPTKVVMSLFNSKQNSKKIHYTEAITTSMKSDILAYSSKLKDVMPKVLKHQKSLTTENNSKVKPETQVSSESDKDSSASKLEPRRVKIFDGGFKSNEEYVYVRGRGRGKYICEECGIRCKKPSMLRKHIRTHSDVRPYHCTHCNFSFKTKGNLTKHMKSKAHSKKCMEMGVEDQDTEDSGDRSQVGSTDRPDSDGEDSEGADDDNEDDNEEEEDDSQAESGLSTNPSVSASPQHIPSSLQAELPPSSLLAQLSIHHHPAALSLPQPPYSDCHTHDASYTESVPMLSPVSLVKQMSISGGCSSPLPYSPPPHTSGTESVPMMSPVSPCRQMSIDYPDFDVPPCPPAQGKSCFKLGQDGTSVSDPGVPVGTDVSTQTSSYSLQTSSYSPLHFPSQHPTQEPGATQGTNTHLFSHLPLHSQQPSHFPYSMVPMRGIQLVPASLAAYSTFVPIQAGPVQLTIPALSVIHRNTSPLPFPNTSNSPEPDGMVSPSSPVNQPLVVQEPISSIMPCFPLGQVAGLGQVAGLGQVTGLGQVTGLGQVTGLEQVTGLGQVTGLGQVTGLGQMTGLGKVTGLGQVAGLPALRASHHTLQSMGLETLTLTSSEGLTSTQLLSQHGLSLNATLGLQVLAHTSTSQSRTVPHHHPHIPGLQILNIAVPTLIPSLSPLSGLSPLAGPFERQGSPDAPAAPRTPQPSSQTETEPSVSCLSAASPPTATLRGSLAQELASSCSRSSRSGPGGSGGSRGSDDTQTSEKKERVTTSLAQPAPASAPAPAPAPAPAPAPAPAPAPDRGLEGDKNPPAEGASEPVTPRRQSMLSRQQETENYNDDSASSDDEDRLVIAT; encoded by the exons ATAAAATCGAAGAAGCACAGAAAGAACTGAAAGATCCCAAAGCCAGTGCACAGAAAG GGATCAATGAGTGTGGTCGAACAAGTGCAGATAACATAAAGGGACTGAAGAGGAAAAAGGTTGTGACAGAGAACCAGCTGAAGAAAATACCCAAATCTCCTGTGAAGAAGCCCTTACAGTCCAAGACCTCTGTGGCAACACTCCAAGGTACCTCGTCCAAGGAGGCTGTGAACTCCTGCTCCAATCCCGACAGCCCCTCTCGAAACCCTGCCAGCTCACCAAGCCGGAACAGAGATACGGAGTACCTTCGGCCTGTTGCTGAATCCTCTGAGGGAGTGACATCATCCATTGACAGTGATAGGCTGAAGCAGAGGGAAGTGGCTTCCTCAAAGCCACAGTCTCTTGATCCGGTCAGTGGTAAAGAGGGGTCTGCCTCTGGTGTTGGGGAATCTGAGCAGCTCAAGGACCGTAAGAGCATCGAAACTGGATGTGAAGGTGACGCTACTTACCACACCAGCGCTCCACTTGAGGTCTTGCTCAAGGCTATGGAATCAGATTTCAGCTCCTTGGCAGAAAGAAACACACATGTTCCAGTCACATCTGTTGGAGAACCAAGTCAAACCCTTTCTGCCCAGTTTATTAGTGAATTGAATGCTATGCCAGCTGTACATTTTGGACTCCAAACTCAGCCTGGCCATTTGCAAACTTACTTTGTAAATAAACAAGAGAGCTACACCACCATGCAGGCCTCTACCCAGGCTACTGCCTTGCAGAATTCACAGCATGCTACACAGTATTTCAGCAACCGGGAAAAGCCTGTTCTACAAATGAGCTTCAGTACTGGGCCCTCCGCTGCCCGTACTCATACACCTATTCCATCTGGCTCCAATTCCTTACCCAAGAGCCAGCCACCGGTGGTCCACACATGCCAGTCCCTATCTGCCAGTGTCCCCAGTACCATTCAAGTCCCTGTTACACCTGGTTACAACCCAGTCCATATGGCCACAGTTGTAAACTTTGGTCTTGAACAGATGTGTAGCATCTCCCCAAAGCACCAGAAGCCTAAGAAGCAGGGGAAGTATGTGTGTGAATACTGCAGTCGGGCATGTGCAAAGCCTAGTGTGCTCCTCAAGCACATCAGGTCCCACACAGGAGAACGTCCCTACCCATGTGTTACATGTGGCTTCTCATTCAAGACCAAGAGCAATCTGTACAAGCATAAGAAATCCCATGCTCACGCAATAAAACTGGGGCTTGTGGCACGTTCCGACTCCGGAAGTGGGTCCCTCTCTGTGGAGTCTGACAAAGCACCCGGAACACATTCAGATGTAGAGGAAAGCGGGGACAGTGATGAGGAAAGTAGCACAGCGGACCTGGACCCTGACTCGTCACAAGGCAGTGTTGCAGCATTCTCTGAGAGCAGTTTGCAGAGTGCAGGCACAACACAAGGCAACCATGTGGATGCAGGGGACCTATCGGCTGTTTTCGAAACGCTTAAACCAACGACGAGTCAGAGGAGCTACGAGTCCAAAGGGACAGCTGGCCTCCCGAAAGTAGTCGTCTATCCTGTTAATGTCTCGCCTCAGCGGGCGGACAGTCCAAGAGTCGCAGACTGTACCCCTGAGCAGGCTACTGCCCAAAGGCAAAGGGACTTCCAAACGGCACATCTAAGATCCAGTATCACTGTCCTGTCGTCCTTGAAAGAGGTGGATTGCACAATCCCCCTGCAGGATGCAAGAAGTGAGGATGAGGATCAACAGTGTAGGTCCCCACCAGGAGGCGGACATGGTCTGCTTCAAAGGCAGCAGGCCACAGACTTTTCTCAGCAGCAGCAGGGCAAGTGTCTGCTTAGTCCCCGCAGTTTAGGCAGCACAGACTCTGGGTATTTCTCACGTTCTGAAAGCGCAGACCAGGCCATGAGTCCCCCGAGTCCCTTTGTAAAGCTAACCCCACCAACAGGCATGGATGTCACCAAAAATGCACTTCCTAATCTCCCTGCAGTGGTTGCCACTGTTATGAATGTGGCTTCCGTGGAGAAGCCACATGTTGTGCAAGGACAAATGCGTCCACCATTAGTAACAAAAGCACTCTCTCTCGAAGAACGGATCTCAAAGTTAATATCAGACAATGAGGCAGTGGTTGACGACAAACAGCTGGACAGTGTCAAACCAAGAAGGACTTCTCTTTCCAGGAGAGGTAGCATAGACTCCCCCAAATCTTATATATTTAAAGACTCTTTTCAGTTTGACCTTAAACCAATGGCGAGAAGATCAAGTTCCAGCTCAGACATACCCAAGTCCCCATTCACCCCTACAGAAAACTCTAAGCCAGTATGGCTATTGTCTGTTCCTAATCAGTATCCACCGATGGACTGTTTACCAATAACAAGAAGTCATTCTATGCCCACAACTCCAGGGCACTCGGGTCTCCCACCAAACGTTACCCAACAACCCCACATACTACGGATCTGCCAGTCTTTTGATGAAAAAATGAGTTCCTTAAACGATGATGTGTTTTCATCTGCTCCCTCTACCCCAAATCCAGCAATACATTCTCGTACCCTTGTACGGCAAGTAGCAGTGGAACATTTCTCCACAAGTGAGGTCCTTACATCAGTCCGTTCCATGGATGAAGGTTACCATGGTTCTAGCGTTTCCACTGTGACAATGCAAAAGAGCAGGTCTTTTGAGCATGCACAAGACCCAAACCGAAAGCCTCAGCAGAGCAAAGGCACAATGTATGAGTGTGAGACCTGTCGTAACCGGTACCGAAAACTAGAAAACTTTGAAAATCACAAGAAATTCTATTGTTCAGAACTTCATGGTCCGAAAAACAAGCTGATGTCTGTCAGAGAGACTGAgctggatgtttttcagcgtggCATGCAGCAGCCATTAGTCCCCAGAACAACAGGTATTTCAGGCATAATGGACCAACAGCAATCAATTAGAAAAAGAAGGAAAATGAAGAGTGTTGGTGACGATGATGACCAATCACCAACTGACACCAATCCCCCATGCTCTGTTAGTTTTGATTCTTGCCAACTATCAACAGCCAGTTCAGGTCGGACATTTTCTCAGCACTCTATCATGGTTGATCTACTGCCTAAAAGCAACCCACCACAAATACCTCAAATACAGCTAATAGCAGGAGTTACAGATGCAACAGAATCAAGACTGTCACCGATCAGAGAAACCCAGGTTAACACCTCTGGTAAAGAAAGAGGCGACCTACAGAGGCAAGGCAGCGGTACATCAGTTATCAGACATACCAACTCTCTGAGCAGGCCCAATTCATTTGAGATCTCTGAATCTATTGACAGAGCCTCTCCAGTTGATTTCCTGGACAAAGATGGCCATAGCACAGGAAAAACTAAGGCAGATGCTACAGCCAATCTTTCATTAGAGAGCTATCATGAAAAGATGTCCATACCTAAATGTGCCAACCAGGGAGGGATGGAAAACCGTGTTGACTGCACATTAGCAGCAGTGGCTGAGAGCTGCGCTGCTGTCCAGCAGTCTCGCCTGGTTCGCCAAAACAACATTCCTGAAATCCTGGTCACAGAGGAACCTGATCGGGAGCATGACGGTCATAGCACTGAGCAAGGGGAAAAGGCTGCAGATACATTCAACTGGCCCCAGAGGAGCGAGAGCCTGTCTAAGCTACCCACAGAGAAGCTTCCACCCAAGAAGAAGAGAATCCGTCTGGCTCAGATGGAGCACTCCTCTGGAGAATCCAGCTTCGAGTCCTCACTGTCTCGAAGCCTCAGCAGGGACAGTAGCCTGTCAAGATGTTCCAGCGTATCAGCCTCCTTCGACTGGGACGAGCCATTCAGGTCTGAGAGCCCCTCCAGAGGAGAATGTGCCAACAAAATCTGTGAGCTTCAAGGGCTACCAATAGCCTTCAACACCCTAGGGGTCCCTGGCATGATGAGACGTGCTGCCTCAGAACAGATCAGTTGCACTCAACCCTCAGTGGAGATATCTTGCGACTATCGCAGCAAGTCCTTCGACTGTGGCAGTGGGTCTCCCAGCAGGTCTCTGCCACCCAACAGGTCAATGTCACCAATGGAACTGCGAAAGAGTGCTCAAACCTCCTCGTCTCCACATGTACCTCTCATTGAAAGGCGAAGGGGGCCACTGGTTCGCCAGATGTCTTTAAAGATTGGGCCGGAGAGTCCGCAACATGTCGGGAATCATGCCATCGCTGTCCAGAGGCTCCCCACTGTAATCTCTATATCTCAGCAGAGGCCTCAACAGATGCAACAGACTGCCAACAATCCTCCCATTGCCCAACCTTTTATTTTGCATTCTGGAGAAACTCTCCTGCAGCACAATGAAAAAATGGTGCAAAGCATTAACCTGGGCAGCCAAAGTCAACTGCCTCAAGTTCATGGTCTTCCACACCCTTGGCACCTAACATCGAGAGTTCATACATGCCAAAATCGCCAGCAATCTGCAGTTAATGTCATGATCAGCCAAGAAGATGCTCAGAGCAAGTCTGCTGACTGTCAAGACAAGAAAAGCTTTGTACCCAAGTACCAACTGCGGTGTCCTGCTCTGAGATCAAGCAAAACATACTCTTCCACACAGGGTACTCAGACAACCATGCCCGTCTTAACAATACCCATTGCCAACCGGATGCAAAGTGTGTCAAAGTCTTCAGATGTTCTCCACAATGTCTATGTGGCACAACCCTGTCATCAGATTGTAGGGAATAAGACACAGTCGATAGTATTGCCTTTAGGCCTACAAAACATCCGACCTTCTCAAAACCAGCCAAGTGCGCCCCAATTGCCACAGATCCTGATAACCCATGAGCTGATGCACCCTTCCCCCTCTGTGGCCAGTAAAGGCAGCCTCTACAACCTTCATGTTGTAGATACGGACACAAAGACTGTACCAGATATGAACAAGGACAGGCCTCCAGCATCTGCTGGCCTTCAAGTAAAACACAGTTTAGTTTCCAATACCCAGAACCATTTTGGTGAAACTCACATAGCTCCCTCCCTGGGCTCCTTACACTGCACCCAGAAAATGGCAGCTGTGACCCTCTGTCCACAACAGGAGCCCATTGCCTCAAGCAAGAGAATGCTCTCCCCTGCCAATAGCTTGGACATTGCCATGGAAAAACATCAGAAGCGAGCAAAGGATGAACATGGTGCGGCATGCCTCACTGACGGCAGGTCCGTCAACTACCTGAACTCCAACATGGCAGAGGTGACTAGGCAACGGAAGCTAATGCTAGTCCGGCAGGTGTGCGCCACTGAATCAGCAGACAGTCCCATTGAAACTATGGCTCCCCCACTGCAACACAAGAAACCAGAGGATGAAAAGAATGCCCAGACTCCTAATAACCGCAAGACTATGACACCTGAAAGCACCGGACAGGATGAACCATCTACTGTAGTTGCTCAATTACAGCCAAGCTTTGCATTAACCACCTCTCTAGGAAGTCACGTCTCCTCCGTGCCAGCGAACGACTGCCTGAAGCCTCAAGACAAGAGCGAGGAACAGAAATTGCCCCCTGCCAAGTCTCCCATTAGACCCTCGACTTTCCATGGACAGGTGAAACTGGCCTCATCTGTATCTGTGGTCAACACACGAGACAGCCACCGCCTGACTTTCCCCAGCCTGAAAACTACCACCACCTTCACCTGGTGTTACCTGATGAAGAGGAAGCCTCTGCATGTTCCCCAGATGGACCAGAAGATCTCGGCCTACTCCACCTGGGCAGTGAGCCCCAACAACCCCCACCCACTGGGTCTGCCCACCAAGGTGGTGATGTCTCTCTTCAACTCCAAGCAGAACTCAAAGAAAATACACTACACAGAGGCCATAACGACAAGTATGAAATCAGACATCTTGGCATATTCAAGCAAGCTGAAAGACGTCATGCCTAAG GTCCTAAAGCATCAGAAGTCTCTAACAACTGAGAATAACAGCAAAGTGAAACCTGAGACTCAGGTGAGCAGTGAATCAGACAAGGATTCTTCTGCATCCAAACTAGAGCCACGGAGAGTCAAGATATTTGATGGAGG ATTCAAATCTAACGAAGAGTATGTGTACGTGCGTGGGCGGGGTCGTGGTAAATACATCTGTGAGGAGTGTGGGATCCGTTGCAAGAAGCCCAGCATGCTCCGTAAACACATCCGCACCCACTCTGACGTACGGCCCTATCACTGCACCCACTGCAACTTCTCCTTCAAGACTAAAG GGAATCTGACCAAGCATATGAAGTCCAAGGCACACAGTAAGAAGTGTATGGAGATGGGTGTGGAGGACCAGGATACAGAAGACTCGG GAGACCGTAGCCAGGTGGGCAGTACAGACCGCCCAGATTCAGACGGAGAGGACTCCGAAGGTGCTGATGATGACAACGAAGATGataatgaggaagaggaggatgacagcCAGGCTGAGTCGGGCCTGTCCACCAACCCCTCTGTCTCAGCCAGCCCCCAgcacatcccctcctccctccaggctGAGCTCCCTCCCAGCTCCCTTCTGGCCCAGTTGTCCATCCACCACCACCCAGCTGCCCTGTCACTCCCCCAGCCCCCTTACTCCGACTGCCACACCCACGATGCCTCATATACAGAATCCGTGCCCATGCTGAGCCCCGTCTCCCTGGTCAAACAGATGTCAATCTCCGGAGGCTGCTCCAGCCCCTTGCCCTACTCCCCGCCCCCCCACACATCTGGCACAGAGTCGGTGCCCATGATGAGCCCTGTCTCGCCGTGCAG GCAGATGTCCATCGATTACCCTGACTTTGACGTGCCCCCTTGTCCCCCCGCACAGGGCAAGAGCTGCTTCAAGCTCGGCCAG GATGGCACTTCAGTGAGTGACCCAGGTGTCCCTGTCGGGACAGATGTCAGCACTCAGACCTCTTCCTATAGCCTCCAGACATCTTCCTACAGCCCCTTGCACTTTCCTTCCCAGCACCCGACCCAAGAACCAGGGGCCACACAGGGGACCAACACCCACCTCTTCAGCCACTTGCCTCTGCACTCCCAGCAGCCCTCACACTTCCCCTACAGCATGGTCCCCATGAGGGGCATCCAGCTGGTTCCCGCTAGCCTGGCAGCCTATTCCACCTTCGTGCCCATCCAGGCTGGCCCTGTCCAGCTCACCATCCCCGCCTTGAGCGTCATCCACCGGAACACCAGCCCCCTCCCATTCCCCAACACCTCTAACTCCCCTGAGCCCGATGGTATGGTTAGTCCCTCATCCCCCGTCAACCAGCCTCTGGTGGTCCAGGAGCCAATCAGTAGTATCATGCCCTGCTTCCCCCTTGGGCAGGTGGCTGGGCTGGGGCAGGTGGCTGGGCTGGGACAGGTGACTGGGCTGGGGCAGGTGACTGGGCTGGGGCAGGTGACTGGGCTGGAGCAGGTGACTGGGCTGGGGCAGGTGACTGGGCTGGGGCAGGTGACTGGGCTGGGGCAGATGACTGGGCTGGGGAAGGTGACTGGGCTGGGGCAGGTGGCTGGTCTACCGGCCCTCAGGGCCTCCCACCACACGCTGCAGTCCATGGGTCTGGAGACTCTGACCCTGACCAGCTCAGAAGGCCTGACCTCCACCCAGCTGCTATCCCAACATGGCCTGTCGCTCAATGCCACCTTGGGCCTGCAGGTCCTGGCTCACACCTCCACCTCCCAGAGCAGGAcagtcccccaccaccacccccacatcCCCGGCCTGCAGATCCTCAACATCGCCGTTCCCACCCTCATCCCCTCCCTCAGCCCCCTCTCCGGCCTCAGTCCCCTCGCCGGACCCTTTGAGAGGCAGGGCAGCCCCGATGCCCCAGCAGCCCCACGGACCCCACAGCCCTCCTCTCAGACTGAAACCGAACCCTCAGtcagctgtctgtctgctgcttcCCCTCCCACCGCCACCCTGAGGGGAAGTCTCGCCCAGGAATTGGCATCATCATGCAGCAGGTCCAGCAGATCAGGGCCAGGGGGTTCCGGAGGTTCCAGAGGCTCCGATGACACACAGACTtcagaaaagaaagagagggtaaCAACATCGCTAGCACAGCCCGCCCCAGcctcagctccagctccagccccagctccagctccagccccagctccagccccagctccagcccctgACAGGGGCCTGGAGGGGGATAAGAATcctccagcagagggagccagtGAGCCTGTCACGCCTCGGAGGCAGTCGATGCTCTCACGACAGCAGGAAACGGAAAACTACAATGATGACTCAGCATCCAGCGATGATGAGGACAGACTGGTCATCGCCACCTGA